From the Anaerobaca lacustris genome, one window contains:
- the trpA gene encoding tryptophan synthase subunit alpha, translated as MKSYRDVFSELSRQKRAALIPFFVVGDPDFDTSLALVQAAIDAGADVLELGIPFSDPIADGPTIQKADIRAVRSGMNVRRAMEFIRQVKQHRDIPIGLLMYYNLVCHYGKAEFFRDARDAGVNSVLIADMTIDDADEVLGSVRDAGLDSVFMVTPNTSPERMKQIAAQTTGFIYTVSVLGVTGSRDALSDSVEDLVRRLKSLTNVPVCVGFGISKPEHARAVADAGADGAIIGSRIVGMIEANLHNPGKAIAEVSAFLTQVKAALSTSRQGPAAV; from the coding sequence ATGAAATCCTATCGTGACGTGTTTTCCGAACTGAGCCGGCAGAAACGCGCGGCGCTGATCCCGTTCTTCGTCGTCGGCGACCCGGACTTCGACACCAGCCTGGCCCTGGTCCAGGCCGCCATCGACGCCGGCGCCGATGTTCTCGAACTCGGCATCCCCTTCTCGGACCCAATCGCCGACGGCCCGACCATTCAGAAGGCCGACATCCGCGCGGTGCGCAGCGGCATGAATGTGCGGCGGGCGATGGAGTTCATCCGGCAGGTCAAGCAGCACCGGGATATCCCCATCGGCTTGCTGATGTACTACAATCTCGTCTGTCACTATGGCAAGGCCGAGTTCTTCCGCGATGCCCGCGACGCCGGCGTCAACAGCGTCCTGATAGCCGACATGACGATCGACGACGCCGACGAGGTGCTCGGCTCGGTCCGCGACGCCGGGCTGGACAGCGTCTTCATGGTCACGCCCAACACCTCGCCCGAGCGGATGAAACAGATCGCCGCCCAGACAACGGGGTTCATCTACACGGTCAGCGTGCTCGGCGTAACCGGCAGCCGGGACGCCCTCTCCGACAGCGTCGAAGACCTGGTCCGCCGGCTCAAGTCGCTCACGAACGTGCCGGTCTGCGTCGGGTTCGGCATCAGCAAGCCCGAGCACGCCAGGGCGGTGGCCGACGCCGGCGCCGACGGCGCCATCATCGGTTCGCGGATTGTGGGCATGATCGAGGCCAATTTGCACAACCCCGGCAAGGCGATCGCAGAAGTCTCTGCCTTTCTCACCCAGGTCAAGGCCGCACTCTCGACGTCCCGACAAGGCCCGGCAGCCGTTTGA
- the trpB gene encoding tryptophan synthase subunit beta — MKHRGRYGDYGGYYVPEVLIPVLEELEEAFDRFRDDPAFVAELAELSTHYAGRPTPLYHAKRFSEHVGFKVYLKREDLLHGGAHKVNNTLGQGLLAKHMGKSKLIAETGAGQHGLATAMIGALLGMETKIFMGVTDVERQSVNVHKMKLCGAEVIPVEGGTGTLKDAINDALRYWTSHVTDTFYLFGTAAGPHPYPTIVRHFQSCISREARQQFLDQTGRLPDMVVACVGGGSNAIGAFAHFIDDPDVELIGVEAGGQGVATGKHAASIVAGTPGVLHGARSYLLQDAEGQVMDTESISAGLDYPGVGPEHCHLSDIGRARYVAADDAEVLETFGLLARIEGILPALESTHALAYVAGLKGTLGPETIVMVNLSGRGDKDVGIVEQHRPLE; from the coding sequence ATGAAACACAGAGGCAGATACGGCGACTACGGCGGCTATTACGTGCCCGAGGTGCTCATCCCGGTGCTGGAGGAATTGGAGGAGGCGTTCGACCGATTTCGCGACGATCCGGCATTCGTGGCGGAACTGGCCGAACTCTCGACGCATTACGCCGGCCGCCCCACTCCGCTGTACCACGCGAAGCGATTCAGCGAGCACGTCGGGTTCAAGGTCTATCTCAAACGGGAGGACCTGCTCCACGGCGGCGCGCATAAGGTCAACAACACACTCGGCCAGGGCCTGCTCGCCAAGCACATGGGCAAGAGCAAACTGATCGCCGAGACCGGCGCGGGCCAGCACGGCCTGGCGACGGCGATGATCGGGGCCCTGCTCGGAATGGAGACGAAGATCTTCATGGGCGTCACCGACGTCGAGCGGCAGAGCGTCAACGTGCACAAGATGAAGCTCTGCGGCGCGGAAGTCATACCGGTGGAGGGCGGCACCGGCACGCTGAAGGATGCGATCAACGATGCGTTGCGGTACTGGACGTCGCACGTGACCGACACATTCTATCTGTTCGGCACGGCGGCCGGGCCGCATCCTTACCCGACCATCGTCCGGCATTTCCAGAGCTGCATCAGCCGGGAGGCGCGTCAACAGTTTCTCGACCAGACGGGCCGCCTGCCCGATATGGTGGTCGCCTGCGTCGGCGGCGGCAGCAATGCCATCGGGGCCTTCGCCCACTTCATCGACGACCCGGACGTCGAGCTGATCGGCGTCGAAGCCGGCGGCCAGGGGGTCGCCACGGGCAAGCATGCCGCCAGTATCGTCGCGGGCACGCCCGGCGTCCTTCACGGCGCCCGGTCCTATCTGCTCCAGGATGCCGAAGGCCAGGTCATGGACACCGAGTCGATCAGCGCCGGCCTGGACTATCCGGGGGTCGGCCCGGAGCATTGCCATCTCAGTGACATCGGCCGGGCCCGCTACGTCGCCGCCGACGATGCGGAGGTGCTGGAGACGTTCGGGCTTCTGGCGCGCATCGAAGGCATCCTGCCGGCGCTGGAGAGCACGCACGCGCTGGCGTACGTGGCCGGCCTGAAGGGCACGCTGGGGCCGGAGACCATCGTCATGGTCAATCTTTCCGGCCGGGGCGACAAAGACGTCGGCATCGTAGAACAGCATCGACCGTTGGAATAG
- a CDS encoding phosphoribosylanthranilate isomerase, whose protein sequence is MLIPKVKICGITNYDDALAAMEMGADLIGFNFYPKSPRYIRPEEATRIVNRLPAFIDIAGVFVNSTLDETREIASQCQLDWIQLHGDENAEFCRWLAYDSPKTMKAIRVKDSSDIQQADGFFTDAILFDAYDPSKYGGTGLTFNWNIIGHVGKRIFLAGGINPDNAVAAVELGVYGIDVCSGVEASPGKKDHRKMQQLFDNIRHLRA, encoded by the coding sequence ATGTTGATACCCAAAGTTAAAATCTGCGGAATCACGAACTACGACGATGCCCTTGCGGCAATGGAAATGGGCGCCGATCTGATCGGATTCAATTTCTATCCGAAGAGCCCGCGCTATATCCGGCCGGAAGAGGCCACGCGGATCGTCAACAGGCTGCCTGCCTTCATTGACATTGCGGGGGTATTCGTCAACAGCACGCTCGACGAGACGCGGGAGATCGCCAGCCAGTGCCAGCTCGACTGGATTCAGTTGCACGGCGATGAGAACGCCGAGTTCTGCCGATGGCTGGCCTACGACAGCCCCAAGACGATGAAGGCGATCCGGGTCAAGGACAGCAGCGATATCCAGCAGGCGGACGGCTTCTTCACCGACGCCATCCTGTTCGACGCGTACGATCCGAGCAAGTACGGGGGCACGGGACTGACGTTCAACTGGAACATCATCGGCCACGTCGGCAAGCGGATCTTCCTGGCCGGCGGGATCAATCCGGACAACGCGGTCGCGGCCGTCGAACTGGGTGTCTATGGGATCGACGTGTGTAGCGGGGTCGAGGCCTCGCCCGGCAAGAAGGACCACCGCAAGATGCAGCAGCTTTTCGACAATATACGACATCTCAGAGCATAG
- the trpD gene encoding anthranilate phosphoribosyltransferase: MATITEYLEIILDGRDLTFEQAKALQDKIFEGEVTEVQIAAFLAMMRMKRATSAEIAGLAQSLRDHAVPVNVGIDNLVDTCGTGGATIKTFNISTAAALVAAGAGVYVAKHGNRGITSKCGSADVLDELGVNIDPGPDVVAECIRRAHIGFMFAPKFHPAMRFVQPIRKSLDFRTAFNILGPLANPARVTAQVMGVADAELLGRIAETLKLLGARRAMVVHGQGMDEISLLGKTKIVELRDGRIESMELDPAEFGFTGASIDQLGSGDAITNAALVRSILNGKERGARRDIVVLNAAAAIIVAGLVDSFPQALPLAEYSIDDGKAMHCLETLIEVSNKG; the protein is encoded by the coding sequence ATGGCGACAATCACGGAGTACCTGGAAATCATCCTGGACGGCAGAGACCTCACGTTCGAGCAGGCCAAGGCCCTGCAAGACAAGATCTTCGAGGGCGAGGTCACGGAGGTCCAGATCGCGGCGTTTCTGGCCATGATGCGAATGAAGCGGGCCACTTCGGCCGAGATTGCGGGCCTGGCGCAGTCGCTGCGCGATCACGCCGTGCCGGTCAACGTGGGAATCGACAATCTGGTCGATACCTGCGGCACCGGCGGCGCGACGATCAAGACCTTCAACATCTCGACCGCCGCCGCGCTGGTCGCGGCCGGGGCGGGGGTTTACGTGGCCAAGCACGGCAACCGGGGCATCACCAGCAAGTGCGGCTCGGCCGACGTACTCGACGAACTGGGTGTCAACATCGACCCCGGTCCGGACGTGGTCGCCGAGTGCATCCGGCGGGCCCACATCGGATTCATGTTCGCCCCGAAGTTCCATCCGGCGATGCGCTTCGTCCAGCCGATCCGCAAGAGCCTGGACTTCCGGACCGCGTTCAACATTCTGGGGCCGCTGGCCAACCCGGCGCGGGTCACCGCCCAGGTGATGGGAGTGGCCGACGCCGAGTTGCTCGGGCGGATCGCCGAGACGCTCAAGCTGCTGGGGGCCAGACGCGCGATGGTCGTTCACGGCCAGGGCATGGACGAGATCAGCCTGCTGGGCAAAACGAAGATCGTCGAGCTGCGCGACGGGCGCATCGAGTCGATGGAACTCGATCCGGCGGAATTCGGCTTCACCGGCGCGTCCATCGACCAATTGGGCAGCGGCGATGCCATCACCAACGCCGCCCTGGTCCGCAGCATCCTCAACGGCAAGGAGCGCGGGGCCCGTCGCGACATCGTCGTCCTCAACGCGGCAGCCGCCATCATCGTCGCCGGTCTGGTGGACAGCTTTCCACAGGCCCTCCCGCTGGCCGAGTATTCGATCGACGACGGGAAGGCCATGCACTGTCTTGAAACACTGATCGAGGTTTCCAACAAAGGGTGA
- a CDS encoding anthranilate synthase component II, whose translation MQTNDTRVLFIDNFDSFTYNLVDDFGKRRCVTRVYRADTRLDDLIAVSVEFDPDLLVISPGPGNPDTAGVSLAALAYFQDKLPVFGVCLGHQIIVQHFGGKVGHAPEPMHGKPSRVSHNEKGLFAGIENPLQAGRYHSLAAVRLPDCLEKTADFEDIVMGVQHKDLPIYGVQFHPESILTPAGGKIIQNILHIAAQKRQTVGS comes from the coding sequence ATGCAGACGAACGATACCAGAGTCCTGTTCATCGACAACTTCGACTCGTTCACGTACAACCTCGTGGACGATTTCGGCAAGCGTCGGTGCGTGACCCGCGTCTACCGCGCCGACACGCGTCTCGACGACCTGATCGCGGTATCCGTTGAGTTCGATCCCGATCTGCTGGTGATCTCGCCGGGACCGGGCAACCCGGACACCGCCGGCGTGTCCCTGGCCGCCCTGGCGTACTTCCAGGACAAGCTGCCGGTCTTTGGCGTCTGCCTGGGACACCAGATCATCGTGCAGCATTTCGGCGGCAAGGTCGGCCATGCGCCGGAGCCGATGCACGGCAAGCCCTCGCGCGTCAGTCACAACGAGAAAGGTTTGTTTGCGGGCATCGAAAATCCGCTCCAGGCCGGGCGGTACCATAGTCTGGCGGCGGTGCGATTGCCCGACTGCCTGGAGAAGACGGCCGACTTCGAGGACATCGTGATGGGCGTCCAGCACAAGGACCTGCCCATCTACGGCGTCCAGTTCCACCCCGAGAGCATTCTGACCCCGGCCGGGGGCAAGATCATCCAGAATATCCTGCACATTGCGGCCCAGAAGAGACAAACGGTAGGGAGCTAA
- a CDS encoding anthranilate synthase component 1: MDDYRQIIHSAEPGQIVPIVKRIDIGDPLDFFAKLTDYGRAKNCCLLESREYLAGTSALSFGTARPALYLTGTRSDFRIQALSKTGKRMLGYLAGDETRFAFCESVTFEPDRIVGRIRPTQGTMDEQTRLRSTNQMDVLRAVAFAFRLASKPFRVTCGLLGALSYDFVDQFERLPASDQDVLGNPDYELFFADNIFLMDHENNQGYVVVNCIVTNGDHEAAVTEAQDAFDYYFNMARFQPPKGKRHDGPLAPASTDTSQAEYEDMVRTAKQHILDGDIFQVVLSRTITEPCPDEPLDVYKRLRKLNPSPYMFYLNMPSAVLMGSSPELNLRVSGTGPRHVEIRPIAGTKPRGRIDGEIDPDTDFRYEAELKLDRKELAEHMMLVDLARNDIARVADPGSRVVNELLTVEKYESVQHLVSNVKGTLRPDLDALSAYLATMNMGTLTGAPKIEAMKIIRRLEKNKRGYYGGAVMYLTVDGQFDSCITIRSLQVRDRTAYVRAGAGIVHDSVPKTEFEETEHKARSCIRAIRGQ; encoded by the coding sequence ATGGACGATTATCGACAGATCATACACAGCGCCGAGCCGGGCCAGATCGTTCCGATCGTCAAGCGGATCGACATCGGCGATCCCCTTGATTTCTTTGCGAAACTGACGGACTACGGCCGGGCCAAGAACTGCTGCCTGCTGGAATCCCGCGAGTACCTGGCGGGCACGAGCGCGCTGAGTTTCGGGACCGCCCGGCCGGCCCTGTACCTGACCGGCACGAGATCGGACTTCCGCATCCAGGCGCTGAGCAAGACGGGCAAGCGGATGCTCGGCTACCTGGCCGGCGACGAAACGCGGTTCGCCTTCTGCGAATCGGTGACGTTCGAGCCGGACCGGATCGTCGGGCGGATCCGGCCGACCCAAGGGACAATGGACGAGCAAACGCGGCTTCGCAGCACCAACCAGATGGACGTGCTTCGCGCGGTGGCGTTCGCCTTCCGGCTGGCCAGCAAGCCCTTCCGGGTCACTTGCGGGCTGCTCGGGGCCCTCAGCTACGACTTCGTGGACCAGTTCGAGAGGCTCCCGGCCAGCGACCAGGACGTGCTGGGCAATCCGGACTACGAGTTGTTCTTCGCCGACAACATCTTCCTGATGGACCACGAGAACAACCAGGGCTATGTCGTCGTCAACTGCATCGTCACCAACGGCGACCACGAGGCGGCCGTGACCGAGGCCCAGGACGCCTTCGACTACTATTTCAATATGGCCCGATTCCAGCCGCCCAAGGGCAAACGCCACGACGGCCCTCTGGCGCCCGCCTCGACCGACACCAGCCAGGCGGAATACGAAGACATGGTTCGCACGGCCAAGCAGCACATCCTCGACGGGGACATCTTCCAGGTCGTGCTGAGCCGGACGATCACCGAGCCCTGCCCGGACGAGCCGCTGGACGTCTACAAGCGGCTGCGCAAGCTGAACCCGTCGCCGTACATGTTCTATCTGAACATGCCCAGCGCGGTGCTGATGGGCTCCAGCCCCGAACTGAACCTGCGGGTCAGCGGGACCGGACCGCGGCACGTCGAGATCCGACCGATCGCGGGCACCAAGCCGCGAGGACGCATCGACGGTGAGATCGACCCCGACACCGACTTTCGCTACGAAGCGGAGCTGAAGCTGGACCGCAAGGAACTGGCCGAGCACATGATGCTGGTAGACCTGGCGCGAAACGACATCGCCCGGGTGGCCGATCCGGGCAGCCGGGTCGTCAACGAACTGCTGACGGTCGAGAAGTACGAATCGGTTCAGCATCTGGTCAGCAACGTCAAGGGCACGCTTCGGCCCGATCTCGATGCCTTGAGCGCGTATCTGGCGACGATGAATATGGGGACGCTCACGGGCGCACCGAAGATCGAGGCGATGAAGATCATCCGCCGGCTCGAAAAGAACAAGCGGGGCTACTACGGCGGCGCCGTCATGTACCTGACGGTGGATGGGCAGTTCGACAGTTGCATCACGATCCGCAGCCTCCAGGTCCGCGACCGCACCGCCTACGTCCGCGCCGGCGCCGGGATCGTGCACGACAGCGTCCCGAAGACCGAATTCGAAGAGACCGAGCACAAGGCCCGCTCCTGCATCCGGGCCATTCGAGGACAGTAG
- the ispD gene encoding 2-C-methyl-D-erythritol 4-phosphate cytidylyltransferase, which produces MPKNVAAIVCAAGPGTRFGGKRKKQFVDVNGRAVFVRSIELFANRDDVRQVLLGISKEDEEIVDVKWGANLKFFGVKTFFGGGERFDTIRTALELLGDDIDLIAVHDACRCCATEQLVSEVIAAAARSGAAIPACPVTATLKEAKDGVIARTVDRANLVEAQTPQVFEAALLRKAYDNLANLDPAQVTDDAFLVEALGHEVSIVRTDSSNIKITVPSDVPIAEAILKSRPKPKPEGPIGPYIEAQW; this is translated from the coding sequence GTGCCGAAGAATGTGGCGGCAATCGTGTGTGCCGCCGGACCGGGGACCCGGTTCGGTGGAAAACGAAAGAAGCAGTTCGTCGACGTCAACGGCCGGGCGGTGTTCGTGCGAAGCATCGAGCTGTTCGCCAACCGCGATGACGTCAGGCAGGTCCTGCTGGGCATCTCCAAGGAAGATGAGGAGATCGTCGACGTCAAATGGGGCGCCAACCTGAAATTCTTCGGGGTCAAGACCTTCTTCGGAGGCGGCGAGCGTTTCGACACGATCCGAACGGCCCTGGAACTGCTCGGCGATGACATCGACCTGATCGCCGTCCACGATGCGTGCCGGTGTTGTGCGACCGAGCAACTCGTCAGCGAGGTCATCGCCGCCGCCGCCAGGAGCGGGGCCGCCATCCCCGCCTGCCCCGTCACAGCGACGCTGAAGGAGGCCAAAGACGGCGTCATCGCGCGGACGGTGGACCGGGCCAATCTCGTCGAGGCCCAGACGCCCCAGGTCTTCGAGGCCGCCCTGCTGCGAAAGGCCTATGACAACCTGGCCAACCTCGACCCGGCCCAGGTCACCGACGACGCCTTTCTGGTCGAGGCGCTCGGGCATGAGGTCTCCATCGTGCGGACCGATTCGTCCAACATCAAGATTACGGTCCCCAGCGACGTGCCCATTGCCGAGGCCATCCTCAAGAGCCGCCCGAAACCCAAGCCCGAAGGCCCGATAGGCCCCTACATCGAGGCCCAATGGTAG
- the cobO gene encoding cob(I)yrinic acid a,c-diamide adenosyltransferase, which produces MLEKGLVQVYTGDGKGKTTAAFGLALRAAGQGNKVLIYQFLKPPSLDLGERFALQLGAVRVRVEALEAEWDMTASFGDEEAVERTRAAIREALAKLTETAQKRFYDVLILDEVVFCLAHGLADLDDVKDLIEGRDPAVEIVLTGRSAPPELVELADLVTEMKMVKHPFNRGIPARRGIDY; this is translated from the coding sequence ATGCTGGAGAAAGGATTGGTTCAGGTCTATACGGGCGACGGCAAGGGCAAAACGACGGCGGCCTTCGGGCTGGCGTTGCGGGCGGCCGGACAGGGCAACAAGGTGCTGATCTATCAGTTCCTCAAGCCACCGTCGCTCGATCTCGGCGAGCGCTTCGCCCTTCAGTTGGGAGCGGTGCGCGTTCGCGTCGAGGCGCTGGAGGCCGAGTGGGACATGACTGCATCGTTTGGAGACGAGGAAGCGGTCGAACGGACGCGGGCTGCCATCCGCGAGGCCCTGGCCAAACTGACGGAGACGGCGCAGAAACGATTCTACGACGTCCTGATCCTGGACGAAGTCGTTTTCTGCCTGGCGCATGGGCTGGCGGACCTCGATGACGTCAAAGACCTGATCGAGGGTCGCGATCCCGCGGTCGAGATCGTGCTGACGGGTCGCAGCGCCCCGCCTGAACTGGTCGAGCTGGCCGATCTCGTCACCGAGATGAAGATGGTGAAGCATCCCTTCAATCGAGGAATACCCGCCCGGCGGGGAATCGACTATTGA